A single genomic interval of Malania oleifera isolate guangnan ecotype guangnan chromosome 13, ASM2987363v1, whole genome shotgun sequence harbors:
- the LOC131146961 gene encoding short-chain dehydrogenase TIC 32, chloroplastic-like isoform X1 produces the protein MWPFSRNGASGFSSSSTAEEVTDGIDGSGLTAIVTGATSGIGAETARVLALRGVHVIMGVRRMTAASDVKEAIVKEIPNAKIEALELDLSSLASVRKFASDFNSLGVPLNILINNAGIMGIPFTLSKDNIEMQFATNYVGHFLLTNLLLDTMKKTAHESGKEGRIVSLSSYLHRMSYSEGIRFDRINDESGYKSLAAYGQSKLASLLHANELARRLEEDGAEVTANSLHPGIVSTNINQSKSLFSGLLHMVGKFAFKNVQQGAATTCYLALNPQVKGVSGEYFENCNSAKTSAQARDAELAKKLWDFSTNLVK, from the exons atgtgGCCTTTTAGCAGGAATGGGGCTTCTGGGTTCTCATCTTCTTCCACGGCGGAGGAAGTCACAGATGGAATCGATGGGTCTGGCCTCACTGCCATCGTCACAG GAGCTACAAGCGGCATTGGTGCAGAAACTGCACGTGTTCTTGCACTGCGCGGTGTCCATGTTATCATGGGAGTCAGGAGAATGACTGCTGCTTCAGACGTCAAAGAAGCAATTGTTAAGGAAATTCCCAATGCTAAGATTGAGGCATTGGAGTTGGATCTTAGCTCATTGGCATCTGTGAGGAAATTCGCATCAGACTTCAATTCCTTGGGCGTCCCGCTGAACATTCTAAT TAACAATGCAGGAATAATGGGGATTCCATTCACGCTCTCAAAAGACAACATAGAGATGCAGTTTGCAACAAACTATGTGG gacattttcttttgacaaatctGTTGCTGGACACCATGAAAAAAACAGCCCATGAAAGTGGCAAGGAGGGAAGGATTGTGAGTCTTTCATCATATCTTCATCGTATGTCTTATTCTGAAGGGATCCGCTTTGATAGAATCAATGATGAATCAGG ATATAAGAGTCTAGCTGCATATGGGCAATCAAAGCTGGCTTCTCTTTTGCATGCTAATGAGCTTGCAAGACGTTTAGAG GAAGACGGGGCAGAAGTGACTGCAAATTCACTTCATCCTGGAATAGTTTCTACCAATATTAACCAGAGCAAAAGCCTTTTTTCTG GTCTTCTTCATATGGTTGGTAAATTTGCATTTAAAAATGTTCAGCAG GGGGCAGCGACAACATGCTATCTGGCGCTGAATCCACAGGTCAAGGGGGTGAGTGGCGAATATTTTGAGAATTGCAACTCGGCTAAAACTAGCGCGCAGGCAAGGGACGCCGAACTGGCAAAGAAACTCTGGGACTTCAGCACGAACTTGGTTAAATAA
- the LOC131146961 gene encoding short-chain dehydrogenase TIC 32, chloroplastic-like isoform X2 produces MWPFSRNGASGFSSSSTAEEVTDGIDGSGLTAIVTGATSGIGAETARVLALRGVHVIMGVRRMTAASDVKEAIVKEIPNAKIEALELDLSSLASVRKFASDFNSLGVPLNILINNAGIMGIPFTLSKDNIEMQFATNYVGHFLLTNLLLDTMKKTAHESGKEGRIVSLSSYLHRMSYSEGIRFDRINDESGYKSLAAYGQSKLASLLHANELARRLEEDGAEVTANSLHPGIVSTNINQSKSLFSGLLHMVGKFAFKNVQQATTTCYLALNPQVKGVSGEYFENCNSAKTSAQARDAELAKKLWDFSTNLVK; encoded by the exons atgtgGCCTTTTAGCAGGAATGGGGCTTCTGGGTTCTCATCTTCTTCCACGGCGGAGGAAGTCACAGATGGAATCGATGGGTCTGGCCTCACTGCCATCGTCACAG GAGCTACAAGCGGCATTGGTGCAGAAACTGCACGTGTTCTTGCACTGCGCGGTGTCCATGTTATCATGGGAGTCAGGAGAATGACTGCTGCTTCAGACGTCAAAGAAGCAATTGTTAAGGAAATTCCCAATGCTAAGATTGAGGCATTGGAGTTGGATCTTAGCTCATTGGCATCTGTGAGGAAATTCGCATCAGACTTCAATTCCTTGGGCGTCCCGCTGAACATTCTAAT TAACAATGCAGGAATAATGGGGATTCCATTCACGCTCTCAAAAGACAACATAGAGATGCAGTTTGCAACAAACTATGTGG gacattttcttttgacaaatctGTTGCTGGACACCATGAAAAAAACAGCCCATGAAAGTGGCAAGGAGGGAAGGATTGTGAGTCTTTCATCATATCTTCATCGTATGTCTTATTCTGAAGGGATCCGCTTTGATAGAATCAATGATGAATCAGG ATATAAGAGTCTAGCTGCATATGGGCAATCAAAGCTGGCTTCTCTTTTGCATGCTAATGAGCTTGCAAGACGTTTAGAG GAAGACGGGGCAGAAGTGACTGCAAATTCACTTCATCCTGGAATAGTTTCTACCAATATTAACCAGAGCAAAAGCCTTTTTTCTG GTCTTCTTCATATGGTTGGTAAATTTGCATTTAAAAATGTTCAGCAGGCAA CGACAACATGCTATCTGGCGCTGAATCCACAGGTCAAGGGGGTGAGTGGCGAATATTTTGAGAATTGCAACTCGGCTAAAACTAGCGCGCAGGCAAGGGACGCCGAACTGGCAAAGAAACTCTGGGACTTCAGCACGAACTTGGTTAAATAA
- the LOC131146961 gene encoding short-chain dehydrogenase TIC 32, chloroplastic-like isoform X3: MWPFSRNGASGFSSSSTAEEVTDGIDGSGLTAIVTGATSGIGAETARVLALRGVHVIMGVRRMTAASDVKEAIVKEIPNAKIEALELDLSSLASVRKFASDFNSLGVPLNILINNAGIMGIPFTLSKDNIEMQFATNYVGHFLLTNLLLDTMKKTAHESGKEGRIVSLSSYLHRMSYSEGIRFDRINDESGYKSLAAYGQSKLASLLHANELARRLEEDGAEVTANSLHPGIVSTNINQSKSLFSGNYYILFLRMLFKGAATTCYLALNPQVKGVSGEYFENCNSAKTSAQARDAELAKKLWDFSTNLVK; encoded by the exons atgtgGCCTTTTAGCAGGAATGGGGCTTCTGGGTTCTCATCTTCTTCCACGGCGGAGGAAGTCACAGATGGAATCGATGGGTCTGGCCTCACTGCCATCGTCACAG GAGCTACAAGCGGCATTGGTGCAGAAACTGCACGTGTTCTTGCACTGCGCGGTGTCCATGTTATCATGGGAGTCAGGAGAATGACTGCTGCTTCAGACGTCAAAGAAGCAATTGTTAAGGAAATTCCCAATGCTAAGATTGAGGCATTGGAGTTGGATCTTAGCTCATTGGCATCTGTGAGGAAATTCGCATCAGACTTCAATTCCTTGGGCGTCCCGCTGAACATTCTAAT TAACAATGCAGGAATAATGGGGATTCCATTCACGCTCTCAAAAGACAACATAGAGATGCAGTTTGCAACAAACTATGTGG gacattttcttttgacaaatctGTTGCTGGACACCATGAAAAAAACAGCCCATGAAAGTGGCAAGGAGGGAAGGATTGTGAGTCTTTCATCATATCTTCATCGTATGTCTTATTCTGAAGGGATCCGCTTTGATAGAATCAATGATGAATCAGG ATATAAGAGTCTAGCTGCATATGGGCAATCAAAGCTGGCTTCTCTTTTGCATGCTAATGAGCTTGCAAGACGTTTAGAG GAAGACGGGGCAGAAGTGACTGCAAATTCACTTCATCCTGGAATAGTTTCTACCAATATTAACCAGAGCAAAAGCCTTTTTTCTGgtaattactatattttgtttcttagaatGTTATTTAAG GGGGCAGCGACAACATGCTATCTGGCGCTGAATCCACAGGTCAAGGGGGTGAGTGGCGAATATTTTGAGAATTGCAACTCGGCTAAAACTAGCGCGCAGGCAAGGGACGCCGAACTGGCAAAGAAACTCTGGGACTTCAGCACGAACTTGGTTAAATAA